A region from the Beduinella massiliensis genome encodes:
- a CDS encoding diguanylate cyclase domain-containing protein: MPDEQNMRDGAQPGEDQTLRDASETLLRQLETDEQASESIRQFVLTNVSHPALGLTYVDRVEEIARRRGFVYALAVSLVMRFWFLYISELDAAMDANEEARRVIAAVPGYEHTPAYLSILNNAVLGYSLRHDYIGAYRNAAEGITLVDPEHNARTYCALLNNTAAFLSEIGLHQKALRQLELSMEYLSMLPPATRVVTQFRYADALAQNGRLEEAEALFQKLIERHSDIFPWQIYPSLMRIAYMRGDGNALDSWYERMIRQNPFDGEESFDQRNAGFAVALRHVFHGRFEEAENVFLQVLESGGAAMMSQYDLVREAALLYSRWGKPEKACTYYRMLDDMHQHAMSLADEIFAFEDEAGGRNAFSRASAALYRRIRRLSVLGQRITACLDYTGVRVCLVEELGDICPFDALELAVRNERTGRFYPAEQLSAGREEERASWDHYGTVVQCLTQSAPLKMADVSAQRDTLPPLPEIGAPTTGSILLVPIRYQTQVLGMLYLYHHVTAFYEQEHQDTVETLCSSLGIALHIIDQYQNAVLTSLTDPLTGIHNRAGLFRHEADLRARCGGQAAVLLLDIDEFKQINDACGHEGGDQVLQAVGSALRDWAGDGVACRYGGDEFLVLLPAIEAGALSQRAQELCDMIAGRVRRPDGLPLSISVGAYALSPDQPLAEAVASADSLLYRAKKEGKNRACTGA, encoded by the coding sequence GTGCCCGATGAACAAAACATGCGCGACGGCGCGCAGCCCGGCGAGGACCAGACGCTCCGGGATGCCTCTGAAACGCTCCTGCGCCAGTTGGAAACGGACGAGCAGGCGTCGGAGTCCATCCGTCAGTTCGTTCTGACCAACGTGTCGCATCCCGCGCTTGGGCTTACGTATGTGGACCGCGTCGAGGAAATCGCACGCAGGCGCGGGTTCGTGTATGCGCTCGCCGTGTCGCTCGTCATGCGTTTCTGGTTTTTATACATTTCGGAGCTCGACGCGGCCATGGATGCGAACGAAGAGGCGCGCCGCGTCATCGCCGCGGTTCCGGGCTACGAGCACACGCCCGCGTATCTTTCCATCCTCAACAACGCCGTGCTCGGCTACAGCCTGCGCCACGACTACATCGGCGCCTACCGAAACGCCGCCGAGGGCATCACCCTCGTCGACCCCGAGCACAACGCACGCACCTACTGCGCGCTGCTCAACAATACGGCGGCGTTCCTCTCGGAGATCGGCCTGCATCAAAAGGCGCTTCGTCAACTGGAATTGAGCATGGAGTATCTTTCCATGCTCCCGCCCGCCACACGCGTGGTCACTCAGTTTCGCTATGCGGACGCGCTTGCCCAAAATGGCCGTCTGGAGGAAGCGGAAGCGCTCTTTCAAAAGCTGATTGAGCGGCATAGCGATATCTTTCCCTGGCAAATCTATCCCAGTCTCATGCGCATCGCCTACATGCGCGGCGACGGAAACGCGCTGGACAGCTGGTATGAGCGCATGATCCGCCAAAACCCCTTTGACGGAGAGGAAAGCTTCGACCAGCGAAACGCCGGCTTTGCCGTCGCGTTGCGCCACGTATTTCACGGCCGCTTTGAAGAGGCCGAAAATGTCTTTTTGCAGGTGCTCGAAAGCGGCGGCGCCGCGATGATGAGCCAATACGACCTCGTGCGCGAGGCGGCTCTCCTCTACAGCCGCTGGGGCAAACCCGAAAAGGCCTGCACCTACTACCGTATGCTGGACGATATGCACCAGCACGCCATGTCCTTGGCAGACGAAATCTTTGCCTTTGAGGACGAGGCGGGCGGACGCAACGCCTTCAGCCGGGCGAGCGCGGCGCTCTACCGGCGCATCCGCAGGCTGTCCGTGCTGGGGCAGCGGATCACCGCGTGCCTCGACTATACGGGCGTGCGCGTCTGCCTTGTGGAGGAACTCGGCGATATCTGCCCCTTTGACGCGTTGGAGCTCGCAGTGCGGAATGAACGGACAGGCCGGTTTTATCCGGCAGAGCAGCTCAGCGCCGGACGCGAAGAGGAACGCGCGTCCTGGGACCATTACGGCACGGTCGTTCAGTGCCTCACGCAAAGCGCGCCGCTCAAGATGGCGGACGTCTCCGCGCAGCGGGACACGCTGCCGCCGCTTCCCGAAATCGGCGCGCCCACCACCGGTTCCATCCTGCTCGTCCCCATCCGCTATCAGACGCAAGTGCTGGGCATGCTCTACCTGTACCACCACGTTACCGCCTTTTACGAGCAGGAGCATCAGGACACCGTGGAAACCCTCTGTTCCAGCTTGGGCATCGCGCTGCACATCATCGACCAATACCAGAATGCGGTCCTCACCAGCCTGACCGACCCGCTGACGGGCATTCACAACCGCGCAGGTCTCTTTCGCCACGAGGCGGATCTGCGCGCGCGCTGCGGAGGGCAGGCGGCGGTGCTGCTGTTGGACATCGACGAATTCAAACAAATCAACGACGCCTGCGGTCATGAGGGGGGCGATCAGGTGCTGCAAGCGGTCGGCTCCGCATTGCGCGACTGGGCGGGGGACGGCGTCGCCTGCCGCTACGGAGGCGACGAATTTCTCGTCCTGCTGCCTGCTATAGAGGCAGGCGCACTGTCCCAGCGCGCGCAGGAGCTTTGCGACATGATTGCCGGGCGTGTGCGCCGCCCGGATGGACTTCCGCTGTCCATCAGCGTCGGCGCGTACGCCCTTTCCCCGGATCAGCCGCTCGCCGAAGCCGTTGCCTCTGCGGACAGCCTGCTCTACAGGGCAAAAAAAGAGGGCAAAAACCGCGCCTGTACGGGCGCGTAG
- a CDS encoding ABC transporter transmembrane domain-containing protein: MPQPRGNLERPKDRRGVILRLTRYLLRYKGMVVLAIALTISSNLFQLVGPTLCGLAIDAVEPGPGRVDFARVFTYAGWMVAFYAASALLSYALSILMIRISQRITRQMRKDVYDKLMELPIAYFDRTQTGDILSRISYDIDTVNASLSSDLVQILTSVITVVGALVMMVRLSPALVLVFCVTVPASVLLTRYMTGKVRPLFRRRSASLGELNGFVEEMVSGQRTLRAYRRETYVQQQFAEKNEDAVQSYYRAEYYGSMTGPCVNLINNISLSLISVMGALLYLAGGITLGNVSSFVLYSRKFSGPINEAANILSELQSACAAAERVFRLLDEAPEAADAPDAPPLACGQGEVRVSDLSFGYDRDRMILQNVSLVARPGSLVAIVGPTGAGKTTLINLLMRFYDPQAGSIEIDGQETRRVTRSSLRGSFAMVLQDTWLFGGTIYENIAYGAGSATREQVVAAAKAAHIHGAIMQLPEGYDTVLREDGANISKGQKQLLTIARAMLQSAHMLILDEATSNVDTRTELHIQAAMRSLMRDKTCFVIAHRLSTITSADVILVVRDGNIVEQGSHGELMRRGGFYSELYRAQFE, from the coding sequence ATGCCGCAGCCCAGGGGTAATCTGGAGCGTCCAAAGGACCGGCGGGGCGTCATCCTGCGCCTGACGCGGTACCTGCTGCGCTACAAGGGAATGGTCGTACTGGCGATAGCACTGACGATTTCGAGCAACCTCTTCCAGCTCGTCGGCCCTACGCTGTGCGGGCTTGCAATCGACGCGGTGGAGCCCGGCCCCGGGCGCGTGGACTTCGCGCGCGTGTTCACCTATGCCGGATGGATGGTCGCGTTCTACGCCGCGTCTGCGCTGCTCTCCTACGCGCTTTCCATCCTGATGATTCGCATCAGCCAGCGGATCACGCGGCAGATGCGAAAGGACGTCTACGACAAGCTGATGGAGCTGCCCATCGCCTACTTCGACCGCACGCAGACGGGCGACATCCTCAGCCGCATCTCCTACGACATCGACACGGTGAACGCCTCGCTCTCCAGCGACCTGGTGCAGATTCTCACCAGCGTGATAACCGTCGTGGGCGCACTTGTCATGATGGTGCGCCTTTCGCCGGCGCTAGTGCTCGTCTTTTGCGTGACGGTGCCCGCCTCCGTGCTGCTCACGCGCTATATGACCGGTAAGGTTCGTCCGCTGTTCCGGCGGCGCAGCGCAAGCCTGGGCGAGCTCAACGGCTTTGTGGAGGAGATGGTGTCCGGCCAGCGTACGCTGCGCGCCTACCGGCGCGAGACGTACGTCCAGCAACAGTTCGCGGAGAAGAACGAGGACGCTGTGCAGTCCTATTACCGTGCGGAGTATTACGGCAGCATGACGGGGCCCTGCGTCAACCTCATCAACAACATTTCGCTTTCACTCATCAGCGTCATGGGCGCGCTGCTATACCTCGCGGGCGGCATCACGCTGGGCAACGTCTCCTCCTTCGTGCTTTACTCGCGCAAGTTTTCAGGGCCGATCAACGAGGCGGCAAACATCCTGAGCGAGCTGCAGAGCGCCTGTGCGGCGGCCGAGCGGGTGTTCCGCCTGCTGGACGAAGCGCCAGAGGCGGCGGACGCCCCGGACGCCCCGCCGCTCGCCTGCGGGCAGGGGGAGGTTCGGGTGTCGGATCTCTCGTTCGGCTACGACCGCGACCGGATGATCCTTCAGAACGTGAGCCTCGTCGCGCGTCCCGGCAGCCTGGTGGCGATCGTGGGCCCGACGGGCGCGGGCAAGACGACGCTCATCAACCTGCTGATGCGCTTTTACGACCCGCAGGCCGGTTCCATCGAGATCGACGGCCAGGAGACGCGCCGCGTGACGCGAAGCAGCCTGCGCGGATCGTTCGCGATGGTGCTCCAGGATACCTGGCTCTTCGGCGGCACGATTTATGAAAACATCGCTTACGGCGCGGGCAGCGCTACGCGCGAGCAGGTCGTCGCGGCGGCCAAGGCAGCCCACATTCACGGAGCGATCATGCAGCTGCCGGAGGGCTACGACACGGTTCTGCGCGAGGACGGCGCGAACATCTCCAAAGGCCAGAAACAGCTGCTCACCATCGCGCGGGCGATGCTGCAAAGCGCGCACATGCTGATCCTGGACGAGGCGACCTCCAACGTCGATACGCGGACCGAACTGCACATTCAGGCGGCCATGCGCAGCCTCATGCGGGACAAGACCTGCTTCGTCATCGCGCACAGGCTTTCAACCATCACGAGCGCGGACGTCATCCTGGTCGTTCGGGACGGCAACATCGTGGAGCAGGGCTCACATGGGGAATTGATGCGCAGAGGCGGGTTCTATTCGGAACTGTACCGCGCGCAGTTTGAATGA
- the gcvH gene encoding glycine cleavage system protein GcvH, translating to MNVPSELRYTKSHEWVRTLPNNVVEIGLTDHAQEALGDLVFVNLPQEDDEVSTGETLADVESVKAVSDVYSPVSGRVIAVNEELLDAPQRINEDAYAAWMVRVELSAEPEGLLGAEEYEKAVEEEA from the coding sequence ATGAACGTTCCGTCTGAGCTTCGCTACACCAAGTCCCATGAGTGGGTGCGCACGCTGCCGAATAACGTCGTCGAGATCGGCCTGACCGACCACGCGCAGGAGGCGCTGGGCGATCTGGTCTTCGTGAACCTGCCGCAGGAGGACGACGAGGTCTCCACGGGCGAGACGCTCGCGGACGTGGAGTCGGTGAAGGCCGTCAGCGACGTGTACAGCCCTGTGAGCGGTCGGGTGATCGCTGTGAACGAGGAACTGCTCGACGCGCCGCAGCGCATTAACGAGGATGCCTACGCGGCCTGGATGGTTCGCGTGGAGCTGTCGGCCGAGCCGGAGGGGCTGCTGGGTGCGGAAGAGTACGAAAAGGCCGTGGAGGAGGAAGCGTAA
- a CDS encoding DDE-type integrase/transposase/recombinase has translation MSKSITQDMAYRQSLMKYAEKYGVSRASRKYNKSRSYIYFWKARWDGSMASLACQSRRPHSHPNQHTEAELKLIRDMRRRNPKLGMVELWHRLRRRGYNRRPESLFRVMRKLGLFPQAEKKPAYRSKPYEQMTYPGQRVQVDVKVVPHRCIADPELRLFQYTAMDEFTRLRFLAAYPEQSTYSSADFLKRLFKWYARRGIRVECVQTDNGFEFTNRFSNSKRNQVTLFEKTAADLGIRHKLIKPYTPRHNGKVERSHREDQKLFYNTHSFFSLDDFGGQLAVHQARTNNRPMRSLLWASPREFLLAFTVQDV, from the coding sequence ATGAGCAAGAGTATAACACAGGACATGGCATATCGGCAATCCCTGATGAAGTATGCGGAGAAATACGGCGTGAGCCGGGCCAGCCGGAAATACAACAAGAGCCGGTCGTATATCTACTTCTGGAAAGCTCGCTGGGATGGGAGCATGGCCTCCCTGGCCTGCCAGTCTCGGCGTCCCCACAGTCATCCCAACCAGCATACCGAAGCGGAGCTGAAGCTAATCCGGGATATGCGCCGCAGAAATCCCAAACTAGGTATGGTGGAACTGTGGCACCGCTTACGCCGACGAGGATATAACCGTCGCCCGGAGAGCCTCTTCCGCGTGATGCGGAAACTAGGGTTATTCCCACAAGCAGAGAAGAAGCCGGCTTATAGGTCCAAGCCTTATGAGCAGATGACCTATCCTGGACAGCGCGTTCAGGTGGATGTGAAGGTGGTGCCTCACCGCTGTATCGCGGACCCGGAGCTGCGCCTGTTTCAGTACACTGCCATGGATGAGTTTACCCGACTGCGCTTCCTGGCCGCTTACCCTGAGCAGTCCACCTATTCTTCCGCTGACTTTCTCAAAAGGCTGTTCAAGTGGTATGCCCGCCGGGGTATCCGGGTAGAGTGTGTCCAGACCGACAACGGCTTTGAATTCACCAACCGCTTTTCCAACAGCAAACGCAATCAGGTAACTCTGTTTGAGAAAACGGCTGCTGATCTGGGAATTCGGCATAAGCTCATAAAACCATACACACCTCGCCACAACGGTAAGGTTGAACGCAGTCACAGAGAAGACCAAAAGCTATTCTACAATACCCACTCTTTCTTCTCGCTCGATGACTTTGGTGGGCAGCTAGCTGTCCACCAAGCTCGCACCAACAACAGACCGATGCGCTCTCTCCTTTGGGCTTCGCCTAGAGAGTTCCTTCTTGCTTTCACTGTCCAAGATGTTTGA
- the gcvPA gene encoding aminomethyl-transferring glycine dehydrogenase subunit GcvPA, with translation MGSYVPGNAREQEEMLNAIGLAQMTDLYRDVPREVLLTQPLKLAEGMSEMQLRARMEEVAGKNRVFPVILRGAGAYSHYIPAIVKTVASREEFVTAYTPYQAEISQGILQSIFEYQTMMCELTGMDVSNASVYDGASAAAEAAAMCRDRRRAVTLISATAHPDTIATVKTYCDAVGAPVRVIPERDGVTDREALLGMLSQDTACVIVQSPNFYGAFEDAQAIVDAAHGAGAKAVLSCNPMALALMKTPGEIGADIAVAEGQPLGLTLSYGGPYLGIMAAKQEMMRKLPGRIVGETTDVDGQRAYVLTLQAREQHIRREKASSNICSNEAHCALTAGAYLTAMGPEGLREVAQRCMDNAHYLQEALAAAGLARVGSAPFFHEFVTVCPKEPERLLSALEAEGILGGLPVQDGILWCATEQVDRKKMDRAAAVVREVLA, from the coding sequence ATGGGCAGTTATGTTCCCGGCAACGCGCGGGAGCAGGAGGAGATGCTGAATGCCATCGGCCTTGCGCAGATGACCGATCTGTACAGGGATGTGCCGCGGGAGGTGCTCCTCACGCAGCCGCTGAAGCTGGCGGAGGGCATGAGCGAAATGCAGCTGCGCGCGCGCATGGAGGAAGTCGCGGGGAAAAACCGCGTGTTCCCCGTCATCCTGCGCGGCGCGGGCGCTTACAGCCACTACATCCCCGCCATCGTGAAGACGGTCGCCTCCAGAGAGGAATTCGTGACCGCCTACACGCCCTATCAGGCGGAGATCAGCCAGGGCATTTTACAGTCGATTTTTGAGTACCAGACGATGATGTGCGAATTGACGGGCATGGACGTAAGCAATGCCTCCGTGTACGACGGCGCGAGCGCTGCGGCAGAGGCCGCCGCCATGTGCCGCGACCGCAGGCGTGCGGTGACGCTGATCTCAGCTACCGCGCATCCGGACACGATTGCGACCGTGAAGACCTATTGCGACGCGGTGGGCGCGCCCGTGCGGGTGATCCCGGAACGGGACGGCGTGACCGACCGGGAGGCGCTGCTCGGCATGCTTTCGCAGGATACGGCCTGCGTCATCGTGCAAAGCCCAAACTTTTACGGCGCGTTTGAGGATGCGCAGGCGATCGTCGATGCGGCGCACGGCGCGGGCGCGAAGGCCGTGCTCTCGTGCAACCCGATGGCCCTCGCCCTCATGAAGACGCCCGGCGAGATCGGGGCCGACATCGCCGTGGCGGAGGGACAGCCCCTAGGCCTGACGCTTTCCTACGGCGGTCCGTACCTGGGCATCATGGCGGCCAAGCAGGAGATGATGCGAAAGCTCCCCGGCCGTATCGTCGGCGAGACGACGGACGTGGACGGGCAGCGCGCCTACGTGCTGACGCTGCAGGCGCGCGAGCAGCACATTCGCCGCGAAAAGGCGAGCAGCAATATCTGCTCCAACGAGGCACATTGCGCGCTGACGGCGGGCGCATACCTGACGGCGATGGGACCGGAGGGCCTGCGCGAGGTGGCGCAGCGCTGTATGGACAACGCGCACTATTTACAGGAGGCGCTGGCCGCAGCCGGCCTTGCGCGCGTCGGTAGCGCGCCGTTCTTCCACGAGTTCGTGACGGTCTGCCCGAAGGAGCCGGAGCGGCTGCTCAGCGCGCTGGAGGCGGAAGGAATTCTGGGCGGCCTGCCGGTACAGGACGGCATCCTCTGGTGCGCGACCGAGCAGGTGGACAGAAAAAAGATGGATCGGGCGGCGGCCGTCGTACGGGAGGTGCTGGCATGA
- a CDS encoding DNA glycosylase AlkZ-like family protein, whose translation MIRLTPLQARRFLLLKHGLLGGHRFTGKQGVLDFIRQAGCIQFDPVDACGKNAELVLQSRVKGFQKDDLYQLLYVDRRLVDYPDKNLSIFPVEDWPYFERYREAARLHGESYPQMRALCGEVRAAIEERGPLCSDDLTLDGAFFWRSAIHWSGGTHLARSVLEQMYSSGDLVIHHKRGTRKYYDLSERHLPSELLHAPDPLGDEAEHQKWRVLRRIGAVGLLWNRPSDAWLNIWGLKSAQRSAAFNQLLLEGSILDVSVDGLRDVLYCRAEDAALLDTVLADAPHKPRCELIAPLDCLLWDRRLIRALFGFDYTWEIYTPAEKRKYGFYVLPLLFGERFAGRVEAAVDRKSQTLTVKNIWYEDGVRQTKKLAAALEGCLKRFSRFNGCARIVDAREV comes from the coding sequence ATGATAAGGCTGACTCCCCTTCAGGCGAGGCGGTTCCTGCTGCTCAAGCACGGCCTGCTCGGCGGGCATCGTTTTACGGGCAAGCAGGGCGTCCTCGACTTCATCCGGCAGGCGGGCTGCATTCAATTCGACCCTGTGGACGCCTGCGGAAAAAACGCGGAACTCGTCCTCCAATCCCGCGTGAAGGGATTTCAGAAGGACGACCTCTATCAGCTCCTGTACGTCGACCGCCGCCTCGTGGATTATCCGGACAAAAACCTCTCCATCTTCCCGGTCGAGGATTGGCCGTACTTTGAACGCTACCGGGAGGCGGCGCGCCTCCACGGCGAGAGCTATCCGCAGATGCGGGCGCTTTGCGGCGAGGTACGCGCGGCGATCGAAGAAAGAGGCCCGCTCTGTTCGGACGATCTCACCCTTGACGGCGCATTTTTCTGGCGCTCGGCCATCCATTGGAGCGGCGGCACCCACCTTGCGCGCTCGGTGCTGGAGCAGATGTACTCTTCCGGCGATCTCGTCATTCACCACAAGAGGGGCACGCGCAAGTATTACGACCTGTCGGAAAGGCACCTGCCGTCGGAGCTGCTGCATGCGCCGGATCCGCTGGGCGACGAGGCGGAACACCAAAAATGGCGTGTTCTCAGGCGCATCGGGGCGGTAGGGCTGCTCTGGAACCGCCCCTCTGACGCGTGGCTCAACATCTGGGGGCTGAAATCCGCACAGCGAAGCGCCGCCTTTAATCAGCTGCTCTTGGAAGGGAGCATTTTGGACGTCAGCGTGGACGGCCTTCGCGATGTGCTGTACTGCCGCGCGGAGGACGCGGCGCTTCTGGATACCGTCCTGGCGGATGCACCGCATAAGCCGCGCTGCGAGCTGATCGCTCCGCTGGACTGCCTTCTTTGGGACCGCAGGCTGATCCGGGCGCTGTTCGGCTTTGATTACACGTGGGAAATCTACACGCCCGCCGAAAAACGGAAGTACGGTTTTTACGTCCTCCCCCTGCTCTTTGGCGAGCGCTTTGCCGGACGCGTAGAGGCTGCCGTGGATCGCAAATCTCAGACGCTGACCGTCAAAAACATCTGGTATGAAGACGGCGTCAGGCAGACGAAAAAGCTCGCCGCGGCGCTGGAAGGGTGCCTAAAGCGATTCTCGCGCTTCAATGGCTGCGCCAGAATCGTCGACGCCCGCGAAGTCTGA
- the gcvT gene encoding glycine cleavage system aminomethyltransferase GcvT, with protein sequence MERRTPLYECHERAGGKIVPFAGYLLPVQYKTGVIAEHMAVRTACGLFDVSHMGEVVVKGADALDNLQRLFTNDMSGMQNGRVRYSPMCNESGGVVDDLIAYKLSDACYLVVVNAANREKDVAWMRAHLQGDVALTDISDGVAQLALQGPKARGILARLTEEENIPTKYYSFVPRKNVAGIPCLISKTGYTGEDGFELYCANEDAPKLWDALLEAGAADGLIPCGLGARDTLRLEAAMPLYGHEMDDEITPLETGLAAFVKLGKEAPFIGREALLQKGPPQRTRVGLQMTGRGIAREHCAVYIGGERIGETTSGTHCPYLQQAVAMALVEVECSAPGTKVEVDVRGRRIEAEVVPLPFYKKPRKA encoded by the coding sequence ATGGAACGAAGGACGCCTCTATACGAATGCCACGAGCGTGCGGGAGGCAAAATTGTGCCCTTTGCGGGGTATCTGCTGCCGGTGCAGTACAAGACGGGGGTGATTGCGGAGCATATGGCGGTGCGCACGGCCTGTGGTCTGTTCGACGTGTCGCATATGGGCGAGGTCGTCGTCAAGGGCGCGGATGCGCTGGACAATTTGCAGCGCCTTTTTACGAACGACATGAGCGGCATGCAGAATGGACGCGTGCGGTACAGCCCGATGTGCAACGAATCGGGCGGGGTGGTGGACGACCTGATCGCCTACAAGCTGTCGGACGCCTGCTATCTCGTGGTGGTGAACGCGGCCAATCGGGAAAAGGACGTCGCCTGGATGCGGGCACACCTGCAGGGGGACGTCGCGTTGACGGACATCTCAGATGGGGTAGCTCAGCTTGCCCTGCAAGGGCCGAAGGCGCGCGGCATCCTTGCCCGTTTGACGGAGGAGGAAAACATCCCGACGAAGTATTACAGCTTTGTGCCCAGAAAGAACGTGGCGGGCATTCCCTGTCTGATTTCAAAGACCGGCTACACGGGCGAGGATGGCTTTGAGCTGTACTGCGCAAACGAGGATGCGCCGAAGCTATGGGACGCGCTGCTCGAGGCGGGCGCGGCGGACGGGCTGATTCCCTGTGGGTTGGGCGCGCGCGATACGCTCCGGCTGGAGGCCGCGATGCCCCTGTACGGGCACGAGATGGACGACGAGATCACCCCCTTGGAGACGGGGCTTGCCGCGTTCGTAAAGCTCGGCAAGGAAGCGCCGTTCATCGGGCGGGAAGCGCTGCTTCAAAAAGGCCCGCCGCAGCGTACGCGCGTGGGCCTTCAGATGACGGGGCGCGGCATCGCGCGCGAGCACTGCGCCGTATACATCGGCGGAGAGCGGATCGGCGAGACGACATCGGGCACGCATTGCCCGTATTTGCAGCAGGCGGTCGCCATGGCGCTCGTGGAGGTCGAGTGCAGCGCGCCGGGCACGAAGGTCGAGGTGGACGTCCGCGGACGTCGGATCGAGGCTGAAGTCGTTCCGCTGCCGTTTTACAAAAAGCCCAGGAAGGCGTAA
- a CDS encoding ABC transporter transmembrane domain-containing protein, which translates to MRRILSYLRPYVGGMVLGLVIKFIGTIMDLLLPWILAHMIDDVVPTGERQVIYLWGLAMLGCSAVAVIGNIAANRMASRVSRDATRAIRRDLFAKVSCLSSRQMDAFTAPSLISRLTSDTYNMNAFLGRIQRLGVRAPILLLGGVTVTLMLDVHLSLVLLSTLPLLAAGIVLISRKGIPLYGELREAGDRMVRIVRDNVTGIRVIKALSRTEYEKRRFGGINAEVSEKETHASSVMAATNPLMNLLLNLGLTGVIVAGAFLVQEGRTEPGKIIAFLTYFTIILNALLSVNRMFVLYSQASASAARIQEVLDAPEEEETSTEDVVATDDHIRFEDVSFSYSGQGQALSHVSFSLRRGQTLGVMGATGSGKTTLVQLLQRFYPVDEGRIRICGRDVRGIPQGELHRMFGVAFQSDAFFADTILENIDLGRGLSREQIERAAKCAQAASFIEAFEDGYAHQLTAKGTNLSGGQRQRLLIARALAGDPEILILDDSSSALDYRTDAALRKALRAHYPDTTTILIAQRVSSVRRADVILVLEEGAVLGVGTHEELMRTCAAYRETAIIQMGGEDDAAAQG; encoded by the coding sequence ATGCGGAGGATTCTTTCGTATCTCCGGCCCTACGTAGGCGGAATGGTGCTCGGGCTCGTCATCAAATTTATCGGAACGATCATGGATTTGCTCCTGCCCTGGATTCTGGCTCACATGATCGACGACGTGGTGCCTACGGGCGAACGGCAGGTCATCTACCTTTGGGGGCTTGCGATGCTCGGCTGTTCGGCCGTCGCCGTGATCGGCAACATCGCCGCCAACCGCATGGCCTCCCGTGTGTCGCGAGACGCCACGCGCGCCATCCGGCGCGACCTGTTTGCGAAGGTTTCCTGCCTTTCGAGCCGGCAGATGGATGCGTTCACCGCGCCGAGCCTGATTTCCCGCCTCACGAGCGACACGTACAACATGAACGCCTTCTTGGGGCGCATTCAGCGTCTCGGCGTGCGCGCGCCGATCCTGCTGCTCGGCGGGGTGACGGTGACGCTGATGCTGGATGTGCACCTGAGTCTCGTGCTGCTTTCGACCCTGCCGCTGCTCGCCGCGGGTATCGTTCTCATCTCCCGCAAGGGTATTCCGCTTTACGGCGAGCTGCGAGAGGCCGGGGACCGCATGGTGCGCATCGTGCGCGACAACGTGACAGGCATCCGGGTCATCAAGGCGCTTTCCCGCACGGAATACGAAAAGCGACGCTTCGGTGGCATCAACGCGGAGGTGTCGGAAAAGGAGACGCACGCCTCCTCGGTCATGGCTGCGACGAACCCACTGATGAACCTCCTGTTGAACCTGGGCCTGACCGGCGTCATCGTCGCGGGCGCGTTTCTGGTGCAGGAGGGCCGCACGGAGCCCGGCAAGATCATCGCGTTTCTGACGTACTTTACAATCATCCTCAACGCCCTGCTCTCGGTCAACCGCATGTTCGTGCTCTATTCGCAGGCCAGCGCCTCCGCCGCGCGCATTCAGGAGGTGCTGGACGCGCCGGAGGAGGAAGAGACGTCCACGGAGGACGTGGTCGCGACGGACGATCATATCCGCTTTGAGGACGTGAGCTTTTCCTACAGCGGCCAGGGCCAAGCCCTGTCGCACGTCAGTTTTTCGCTGCGGCGCGGCCAGACGCTCGGCGTCATGGGGGCGACGGGCAGCGGCAAGACGACGCTCGTGCAGCTGCTGCAGCGCTTTTATCCTGTGGACGAGGGGCGCATCCGCATCTGCGGGCGCGACGTTCGCGGCATCCCACAGGGCGAGCTGCACCGCATGTTCGGCGTGGCGTTTCAAAGCGACGCGTTCTTCGCGGACACGATTCTGGAGAACATCGATCTGGGGCGCGGACTTTCCCGCGAGCAGATCGAGCGCGCGGCGAAATGCGCGCAGGCGGCCTCGTTCATCGAGGCCTTTGAGGACGGCTATGCCCATCAGCTGACGGCGAAGGGGACGAATCTGTCCGGCGGGCAGCGCCAGCGACTGCTCATCGCCCGCGCGCTGGCGGGCGATCCCGAGATCCTGATTCTGGACGATTCCAGCAGCGCGCTGGACTATCGGACGGACGCGGCCCTGCGCAAGGCCCTGCGCGCGCATTATCCGGATACGACGACGATCCTCATCGCGCAGCGGGTTTCGAGCGTACGGCGCGCGGATGTCATCCTCGTGCTCGAGGAGGGAGCGGTGCTCGGCGTCGGTACGCATGAGGAATTGATGCGCACGTGCGCGGCCTACCGGGAGACGGCGATCATTCAGATGGGAGGCGAGGACGATGCCGCAGCCCAGGGGTAA